A genomic window from candidate division WOR-3 bacterium includes:
- a CDS encoding GWxTD domain-containing protein, whose protein sequence is MFVFLLISEVFLSQGNFEFYLFPFAVFKGKFFTIELYYSLNVNQISLEKKKGFEEGKFDIEVIWFEVLSGKGGSERWTKTFKIGRVAEETKIYDVFALNLEEGNYEIKVKFSTKTKIGEVNFRKNLKINFPFISDIFITPQIGNKEDYFFKRENFGFEIRLPFLFVFPDTSLHYFYELYGFEGDEILRYEIFKGGEKIYEQEEKAPFVQRGETSARIPLYKLGTGDFNLVISVIKNGNILFSKEEKFRYISQKKVQEENVRKFYENYLFFIDYFASNEEMEEFKRITDFNGKKLFVQKFWKKFDPDSKTEANEFITELVDRINFADQNFSMGLKLRGRNTDRGRILIKYGKPSYVNNSYYPESERAWESWIYTGERKIQFIFVDINLDGNYLLVYSSIPEEPSRADWKKWIPEDIVEVKK, encoded by the coding sequence ATGTTTGTTTTTCTTTTAATTTCGGAGGTCTTTTTATCACAGGGTAATTTTGAATTTTATCTTTTTCCATTCGCAGTTTTTAAAGGAAAGTTTTTTACAATTGAACTTTATTATTCTCTTAATGTTAATCAGATTTCCCTTGAAAAAAAGAAGGGTTTTGAAGAAGGTAAATTTGATATTGAAGTTATTTGGTTTGAAGTTTTAAGCGGAAAAGGTGGAAGTGAAAGATGGACAAAGACTTTTAAAATAGGAAGAGTAGCTGAAGAAACAAAAATTTATGATGTTTTTGCTTTAAACCTTGAAGAAGGTAATTACGAGATAAAGGTTAAATTTTCAACAAAAACAAAAATTGGAGAGGTGAATTTTAGAAAAAATTTAAAAATTAATTTTCCTTTTATTTCTGACATATTTATAACCCCTCAAATAGGTAATAAGGAGGATTATTTCTTTAAAAGAGAAAATTTTGGATTTGAAATAAGATTACCTTTTTTATTTGTTTTTCCTGATACCTCCTTACATTATTTTTATGAACTTTATGGTTTTGAGGGTGATGAGATATTAAGATATGAAATCTTTAAAGGAGGAGAAAAAATTTATGAACAAGAAGAAAAGGCTCCTTTTGTTCAAAGGGGTGAAACCAGTGCAAGGATACCCTTATATAAACTGGGAACAGGTGATTTTAATTTAGTGATAAGTGTTATTAAAAATGGAAATATATTATTTTCTAAGGAAGAAAAATTCAGATATATCTCTCAGAAAAAAGTTCAGGAAGAAAATGTGAGAAAGTTTTATGAAAATTACCTGTTTTTTATAGATTATTTTGCTTCAAATGAAGAAATGGAAGAGTTTAAAAGAATAACAGATTTTAATGGGAAAAAACTCTTTGTCCAAAAATTCTGGAAAAAGTTTGACCCTGATTCTAAAACAGAAGCAAATGAGTTTATTACAGAACTTGTTGATAGGATAAATTTTGCTGATCAAAATTTTTCTATGGGTTTAAAACTTAGAGGTAGAAATACAGATCGGGGTAGAATACTTATAAAATATGGTAAACCTTCTTATGTTAATAACTCTTATTATCCTGAAAGCGAAAGGGCTTGGGAATCATGGATTTATACCGGTGAAAGAAAAATTCAATTTATCTTTGTAGATATAAATCTTGATGGTAATTATCTTTTGGTTTATTCTTCAATTCCTGAAGAACCATCAAGGGCAGACTGGAAAAAATGGATTCCAGAGGATATAGTAGAGGTCAAAAAGTAG
- a CDS encoding GWxTD domain-containing protein — MIFFLKIFYSAFIYSYITPDTINFYVIKKIYEKGDSILINIKISPYILVFKKEEKEFSGGIRIDIYSTTEDKNEYFVRFFKRFSFEKYEETRERENKIVFEKWITVQKSVDKINIEVTDLNSQKRWSFSRTFINKDFVKFGDIIFFKKNGDSVSYKKPPLSDSLYNILINFDSKEEGKGEIIFYKKNETFKNFSFDFKRGINRIFKTLNLSEFNEEILKYRVKLNSEKRKVEFEDEYLLKNLDLFSIYEWNDIVDALNIIFQRSDIEELLDVKPEERKKAWRNFWDKRDPDPVTLHNELEIKFLERFQYVMKNFSGPIKGYKTDRGRIYIRFGPPDFIEDHPLEFSSYPYQIWYYNSLRLRFIFVDKTGFGDYELINDMRELYPQY; from the coding sequence GTGATATTTTTTTTAAAAATATTTTATTCTGCCTTTATCTACTCCTATATAACTCCTGATACAATTAACTTTTATGTTATTAAAAAAATTTACGAAAAAGGTGATTCAATTTTAATAAATATTAAAATTTCTCCTTACATTCTTGTTTTTAAAAAAGAGGAAAAGGAATTTTCAGGAGGAATTAGGATTGATATATATAGCACAACAGAAGATAAGAATGAATATTTTGTAAGGTTTTTTAAAAGGTTCTCCTTTGAAAAATATGAGGAAACAAGAGAAAGAGAAAATAAAATTGTTTTTGAAAAATGGATTACTGTTCAAAAAAGTGTAGATAAAATAAATATTGAAGTTACTGATCTTAACTCTCAAAAAAGATGGAGTTTTTCAAGGACTTTTATTAATAAGGATTTTGTTAAATTTGGTGATATAATTTTCTTTAAAAAAAATGGAGACAGTGTATCATACAAGAAACCACCACTTTCGGATTCTCTTTATAATATTTTGATAAATTTTGATTCAAAAGAGGAAGGAAAGGGTGAGATTATTTTTTATAAAAAAAATGAGACTTTTAAAAATTTTTCCTTTGATTTTAAAAGGGGAATAAATAGGATCTTTAAAACCCTTAACCTATCAGAATTTAATGAAGAAATTTTGAAATACAGGGTAAAGCTTAATTCAGAAAAAAGAAAGGTTGAATTTGAAGATGAGTATTTATTAAAAAATTTAGATTTGTTTTCAATTTATGAATGGAATGATATTGTAGATGCTTTAAACATAATATTTCAGAGGAGTGATATTGAAGAACTATTGGATGTTAAACCTGAGGAAAGAAAAAAAGCATGGAGAAATTTCTGGGATAAAAGAGATCCTGATCCAGTAACACTCCACAATGAACTGGAAATTAAATTTCTTGAAAGATTTCAATATGTAATGAAGAATTTTTCAGGTCCAATTAAAGGGTATAAAACTGATAGAGGAAGGATTTATATAAGATTTGGCCCTCCTGATTTTATAGAAGATCATCCCCTTGAATTTAGCTCTTATCCCTATCAGATCTGGTATTACAATAGCCTCAGATTAAGGTTCATTTTTGTTGATAAAACAGGTTTTGGTGATTACGAGCTTATTAATGATATGAGAGAATTATACCCTCAGTACTGA
- a CDS encoding DUF5362 family protein produces the protein MDIYESASKGTGWIKFFGIVNIIAGILEAITIIGILIAWIPIWIGITALQAASSAEKASISKSEADLIQYHSKIRFLFQLIGILIIVGIILGIIIFLVAIVASAFFASMLSELGGFNW, from the coding sequence ATGGATATATATGAAAGTGCTTCAAAGGGGACAGGCTGGATTAAATTTTTTGGTATAGTTAACATAATAGCAGGTATTTTAGAGGCAATCACCATAATAGGGATACTTATTGCATGGATTCCTATATGGATTGGAATAACTGCACTTCAGGCAGCTTCTTCAGCAGAAAAAGCTTCTATATCAAAAAGTGAAGCTGATTTAATTCAATATCATTCAAAAATTAGATTTCTTTTCCAGTTAATTGGAATTTTAATAATTGTGGGAATAATTTTAGGTATTATTATTTTCCTTGTAGCAATAGTAGCTTCTGCATTTTTTGCCTCAATGCTTTCAGAATTGGGAGGATTTAACTGGTGA
- a CDS encoding cytochrome c biogenesis protein CcdA, whose amino-acid sequence MRLLLLVETPSILTAFFGGFLSFLSPCILPLIPAYISYITGASIEELKSSNSFSFGILIHSLLFVFGFSTIFLFLGFASSLIGSFFIEKKFILEKVAGIFIIILSLHLTGILRFKFLDVEKKLNPVQSSLPFLRSFLVGFGFGFGWTPCIGPILSAILALAATSASPLKGTFLLAFYSLGLAIPFIISGLFINLFFAMFLKFKKHLRKVEIIAGLFLFALGILLLLGIFSKITFTLSL is encoded by the coding sequence ATGAGGTTATTATTACTTGTGGAAACACCTTCAATATTAACAGCTTTTTTCGGAGGATTTTTATCTTTTCTTTCACCTTGTATATTGCCTTTAATTCCTGCCTATATATCCTATATAACAGGTGCATCTATTGAGGAATTAAAAAGTAGTAATTCTTTTTCTTTTGGTATTTTAATTCATTCCCTTCTTTTTGTTTTTGGTTTTTCAACAATTTTTTTATTCCTTGGATTTGCTTCATCTCTTATTGGATCTTTTTTTATTGAAAAAAAATTTATTCTGGAAAAAGTAGCGGGAATTTTTATAATTATTCTTTCTTTACATCTTACAGGAATATTGAGATTTAAGTTTCTTGATGTGGAAAAAAAATTAAATCCAGTCCAATCAAGTCTACCCTTTTTAAGGTCTTTTCTTGTTGGATTTGGATTTGGTTTTGGATGGACTCCCTGTATTGGTCCGATTCTTTCTGCAATACTCGCTCTTGCAGCCACTTCAGCTTCTCCTCTAAAAGGAACTTTTCTTTTAGCCTTCTATTCCCTTGGTCTTGCTATTCCTTTTATAATTTCAGGTCTTTTTATCAATCTCTTTTTTGCAATGTTTTTAAAATTTAAAAAACATTTAAGAAAGGTTGAAATTATAGCTGGTCTTTTTCTTTTTGCCCTGGGTATTTTACTTTTATTGGGTATTTTCTCAAAAATTACCTTTACACTTTCCCTTTAA
- a CDS encoding valine--tRNA ligase — MEIAKKYNPKEVEPKWEKFWTEKNLYQAGKDKNKKPYVIMMPPPNVTGMLHMGHVLNNTLQDIYARYMRMKGYDVLWLPGVDHAGIATQNVVEKELAKEGKTRFELGREKFVERVYEWKKKYEEIIKSQLRRLGCSCDWTRYRFTMDKIMSKAVLEAFVKLYKKGLIYRGKYIVNFCPRCETTLSDEEVEREEVNGKLYYIKYPLEEKGKFVTLATTRPETMLGDTAVAVHPEDKRYKDFVGKYAILPFIGRKLKIIEDESVDPEFGTGAVKVTPSHDPVDFEIAKKHNLPFVTIMDTKGIINEEGGEFKGLDRFKAREEIIKRLQNMGLLEKVEDYKINLGKCYRCETVIEPYLSEQWFLKMKEMAQKAFEAGEKGEVKFYPPSWKKLYDIWLLNVKDWVISRQLWWGHRIPVYYCENCKNEMVSTTHPLKCDKCSSTKIKQDEDVLDTWFSSWLFPFSTLGWPENTTDLERYYPGSLLVSAWDILYFWVARMIMAGIEFLGKVPFKSVLIHGLLRDEKRRKLSKSLGNSPDPEDLFDKYGVDGVRFSLISIAPEGRDIIFSEEKMKIGRNFCNKMWNALRLLLTYIDEGKVLEYELPKNLEFEDKWILMKFNEALKNVNYSLENYDYPELAKSIYNFFWLNYCDYYLEAIKDRLKDEKRKTIALKVALIVFEKFLRMAHPVIPFITEELWHKLPFKREKESISLTEWVTEFDINFEREKEEFEFLIKLIELLREIKGIYRIPLKENIRIFIKEEKDKRFKDILNCLAKASVLEKEPEKNYLGYVINEKEIIVEFPERINIEEEKIRIEKEIKELENLLAGIEKRLKNPEFLEKAPEKVIKETEEKKRIFEEKLNSLKKYLK; from the coding sequence ATGGAAATAGCCAAAAAATACAATCCAAAAGAGGTTGAACCCAAATGGGAGAAATTCTGGACTGAAAAAAATCTATACCAGGCTGGAAAAGATAAAAATAAAAAGCCCTATGTTATAATGATGCCTCCTCCCAATGTCACAGGAATGTTACATATGGGTCATGTACTGAATAATACTTTACAAGATATCTATGCAAGGTATATGAGAATGAAAGGATACGATGTTTTATGGCTCCCTGGTGTTGATCATGCTGGTATTGCAACCCAGAATGTAGTTGAAAAGGAATTGGCAAAAGAAGGAAAAACAAGATTTGAGCTGGGAAGAGAAAAATTTGTAGAAAGAGTATATGAATGGAAGAAAAAGTACGAAGAAATTATTAAATCTCAACTTAGAAGACTTGGCTGTTCCTGTGACTGGACAAGGTACAGATTCACAATGGATAAAATCATGTCAAAAGCTGTTCTTGAAGCCTTTGTTAAACTTTATAAAAAGGGACTAATCTACAGGGGTAAATATATTGTTAATTTCTGTCCAAGATGTGAAACCACTTTATCAGATGAAGAAGTAGAAAGAGAAGAAGTAAATGGAAAACTTTATTACATAAAATATCCACTTGAGGAAAAAGGTAAATTTGTTACTCTCGCAACAACAAGACCTGAAACCATGCTTGGAGATACAGCAGTTGCTGTTCATCCAGAGGATAAAAGATATAAGGACTTTGTGGGAAAATATGCAATCTTACCCTTTATTGGAAGAAAACTAAAAATAATAGAAGATGAATCAGTGGACCCTGAATTTGGAACAGGTGCTGTAAAAGTTACCCCTTCCCATGATCCTGTTGATTTTGAAATAGCAAAGAAACACAACCTTCCCTTTGTAACTATTATGGATACAAAAGGAATAATAAATGAAGAAGGTGGAGAATTTAAAGGTCTTGATAGATTTAAAGCAAGAGAAGAAATAATTAAAAGGCTTCAAAATATGGGGCTTCTTGAAAAAGTTGAGGACTATAAAATTAATCTCGGTAAATGTTATAGATGTGAAACAGTAATTGAACCCTATCTTTCTGAACAATGGTTTTTAAAAATGAAGGAAATGGCGCAGAAAGCTTTTGAAGCAGGTGAAAAAGGAGAAGTTAAATTTTACCCCCCATCATGGAAAAAACTTTATGATATATGGCTTCTAAATGTTAAAGACTGGGTAATATCAAGACAGTTATGGTGGGGTCATAGAATACCTGTTTATTACTGTGAGAACTGCAAAAATGAGATGGTAAGTACAACTCATCCTTTAAAATGTGATAAATGTTCTTCAACAAAAATAAAACAGGATGAGGATGTTCTTGATACCTGGTTTTCTTCATGGCTATTCCCTTTTTCAACTCTTGGATGGCCTGAAAACACTACTGATTTAGAAAGATATTATCCTGGCTCTTTACTTGTAAGTGCCTGGGATATTCTCTACTTCTGGGTAGCAAGGATGATTATGGCTGGTATTGAATTTCTTGGAAAAGTTCCTTTTAAAAGTGTTCTAATTCACGGTCTTTTAAGGGATGAAAAAAGAAGAAAACTCTCAAAATCACTTGGTAATTCGCCTGATCCTGAAGATTTATTTGATAAGTATGGTGTTGATGGAGTAAGGTTTTCTCTAATTTCAATTGCTCCAGAAGGTAGAGATATTATTTTCAGTGAGGAAAAAATGAAAATAGGGAGAAACTTCTGTAATAAAATGTGGAATGCCTTAAGACTTCTCTTAACATACATAGATGAAGGAAAGGTATTAGAATATGAATTGCCAAAAAATCTTGAGTTTGAAGATAAATGGATTTTAATGAAGTTTAACGAAGCTTTAAAAAATGTAAATTATAGTCTTGAAAACTACGATTACCCAGAACTGGCAAAGTCAATATATAACTTTTTCTGGTTAAATTATTGTGATTATTATCTTGAAGCAATAAAAGATAGGTTGAAAGATGAAAAAAGGAAAACTATCGCTTTAAAAGTTGCTTTAATTGTATTTGAAAAATTTTTAAGGATGGCTCATCCTGTAATACCTTTTATAACTGAGGAATTATGGCATAAACTTCCTTTTAAAAGAGAAAAGGAAAGTATATCATTAACAGAGTGGGTTACTGAATTTGATATCAATTTTGAAAGAGAAAAAGAAGAATTTGAGTTTTTGATAAAATTAATAGAGCTTTTAAGGGAAATAAAAGGTATCTATAGGATTCCTTTGAAAGAAAATATAAGGATATTTATTAAAGAAGAAAAAGACAAAAGATTTAAAGATATACTCAATTGTCTTGCAAAGGCTTCAGTTCTTGAAAAAGAACCTGAAAAGAATTATCTCGGTTATGTAATAAATGAAAAGGAAATAATTGTTGAATTTCCTGAAAGGATTAACATTGAGGAGGAAAAAATTAGAATAGAAAAGGAAATAAAAGAACTTGAAAATTTACTCGCTGGTATTGAAAAAAGACTAAAGAATCCCGAATTTTTAGAAAAAGCACCGGAAAAAGTTATCAAAGAAACAGAAGAAAAAAAGAGAATTTTTGAGGAAAAACTTAACAGTTTAAAAAAGTATTTAAAATAA
- a CDS encoding bifunctional phosphoglucose/phosphomannose isomerase gives MKNYKFKSMEEFLYYFPQDLIFYKNFKEKILFNFKEVNFIGMGGSGIGGKIISPFLKIKHNVINDYYYDLISNESLNILISYSGNTEETISFFEALKNKKTIGISAGGKLEELFRKEKLPYFKLTEGYPPRCALPLMFSLLSFILSEYINFKLEELDDLKNFLEEKREKFSSIEGECMEMAQKIYKRPLFIYTSYPYAGCAFRIKTQLNENSKQFVHIDFIPEMNHNEIEGLKEPEEIIERAWVIFIKGKYINDRNKKRIEETIKIIEDEVMGITVFEPEGEKLLEEIFYTIYFFDYVSLHLAKLNKVNPFEIKRIERLKKALLD, from the coding sequence ATGAAAAATTATAAATTTAAAAGTATGGAAGAATTTCTTTACTATTTTCCCCAAGATCTTATTTTTTACAAAAATTTTAAAGAAAAAATTTTATTTAATTTTAAGGAAGTTAATTTTATTGGAATGGGTGGTTCTGGTATTGGAGGTAAAATTATCTCACCCTTTTTAAAAATAAAACATAATGTTATAAATGATTATTATTACGATTTAATAAGTAATGAATCTTTAAACATTCTCATAAGTTATTCAGGTAATACAGAAGAAACAATAAGTTTTTTTGAAGCATTAAAAAACAAAAAAACCATAGGGATTTCAGCAGGTGGTAAACTGGAAGAACTTTTTAGAAAAGAAAAATTGCCCTATTTTAAACTTACAGAAGGTTATCCTCCCAGGTGTGCATTACCCTTAATGTTTTCCCTTTTGAGTTTTATTCTTTCAGAATATATAAATTTTAAATTAGAGGAGTTAGATGATTTAAAAAATTTTTTAGAAGAAAAAAGAGAAAAATTCTCATCAATTGAAGGAGAATGTATGGAAATGGCACAAAAAATTTATAAAAGACCTCTTTTTATTTATACATCATATCCCTATGCAGGTTGTGCTTTTAGAATAAAAACTCAGTTAAATGAAAATTCAAAACAATTTGTTCATATAGATTTTATACCTGAAATGAATCATAACGAGATTGAAGGTTTAAAAGAACCGGAAGAGATAATTGAAAGAGCCTGGGTTATTTTTATAAAGGGGAAGTATATAAATGATAGAAACAAAAAAAGAATTGAGGAAACAATAAAAATTATTGAAGATGAAGTAATGGGTATTACAGTTTTTGAGCCTGAAGGAGAAAAGCTTTTAGAGGAAATTTTTTACACAATTTACTTTTTTGATTATGTTTCACTCCACCTTGCAAAATTGAATAAAGTTAATCCCTTTGAAATAAAAAGAATTGAAAGGTTAAAAAAGGCTCTTTTAGATTGA
- a CDS encoding sugar phosphate nucleotidyltransferase — MKAIIPIAGKGTRTYPLSFATPKPLLRIKGKPTLYYVTKILKKFNIEKVVYVISPNLIESIDEIKKINNLKCDFVIQKKSLGLGDAILCAEEKVKKGKCLIVLGDSILDVDIKNFNKNKNYIGVFHHQDPRRFGIVVLDNNKIAQVEEKPEKPKTNLVICGIYYLRKIEILFSALREIEKRNLKTKGEFQLTDAFKILLEKGEELYTLKVKKWLDTGTLDEILETHKKILNKKEILEKKNIKNTKIIPPVWIDKNVNIENSEIGPFVSIETECKIKNSKIENVLVYKGTKILNSIIKKGIIGDYSVIENLKSEEIFITNKSKIIS; from the coding sequence TTGAAGGCTATAATTCCGATCGCTGGAAAGGGAACAAGGACATATCCTCTATCTTTTGCAACACCAAAACCACTTTTAAGAATTAAAGGAAAACCAACTCTTTATTATGTTACAAAAATTTTAAAAAAATTTAATATAGAAAAAGTAGTTTATGTTATATCACCAAATTTAATTGAATCTATTGATGAAATTAAAAAAATAAATAATTTAAAATGCGATTTTGTGATTCAGAAAAAATCCCTTGGTCTTGGTGATGCAATTTTATGTGCCGAAGAAAAAGTTAAAAAGGGAAAATGCTTAATAGTACTTGGTGATTCTATTCTTGATGTAGATATTAAAAATTTTAATAAGAATAAAAATTACATAGGAGTTTTCCATCATCAGGATCCAAGGAGATTTGGTATTGTAGTTCTTGATAATAATAAAATAGCTCAAGTAGAAGAAAAACCGGAGAAACCAAAAACAAATCTTGTAATATGTGGAATATATTATTTAAGAAAAATTGAAATTCTTTTTTCAGCATTAAGAGAAATAGAAAAAAGGAATTTAAAAACAAAAGGAGAATTTCAGTTAACAGATGCTTTTAAAATACTTTTAGAAAAGGGAGAGGAACTTTATACTTTAAAGGTAAAAAAATGGCTTGATACAGGAACTCTTGATGAAATTCTTGAAACCCACAAAAAAATTTTAAATAAAAAGGAAATTCTTGAAAAGAAAAATATTAAAAATACAAAAATTATTCCACCTGTATGGATTGATAAAAATGTAAATATAGAAAATTCAGAAATAGGACCTTTTGTATCAATAGAAACTGAGTGTAAAATAAAAAATTCAAAAATTGAAAACGTATTAGTTTATAAAGGAACAAAAATATTAAATTCAATAATTAAAAAGGGAATTATAGGCGATTATTCCGTGATTGAAAATTTAAAATCAGAAGAAATTTTTATAACAAATAAAAGCAAAATTATCTCTTAA